In a genomic window of Helianthus annuus cultivar XRQ/B chromosome 10, HanXRQr2.0-SUNRISE, whole genome shotgun sequence:
- the LOC118482732 gene encoding probable homogentisate phytyltransferase 1, chloroplastic, whose translation MDPEYQNHNVVSLESPENDIPDIKGDEMHGIKSLASQIGPERMFWSCIWLLGMAYGVSIFVGATSSSTWSRYATILGHLATVLALWTRAKSVDMKNMASISSMYLFLWKLFYVEYLLLPIVR comes from the exons atggaccctgagTATCAGAACCATAACGTCGTTAGTCTCGAGTCGCCGGAAAAC GACATTCCTGACATAAAAGGAGACGAGATGCATGGAATAAAATCACTTGCTTCTCAAATCGGTCCAGAACgg ATGTTTTGGAGTTGCATTTGGCTTCTTGGAATGGCTTATGGTGTCTCTATTTTTGTTGGCGCAACCTCGTCCTCTACGTGGAGTAGATACGCGACG ATATTGGGACATCTTGCAACGGTTTTGGCACTTTGGACACGAGCGAAATCAGTAGATATGAAGAACATGGCGTCCATATCATCGATGTACTTATTTCTCTGGAAG CTCTTCTATGTTGAGTACTTGCTTCTTCCCATCGTTAGATGA
- the LOC110883007 gene encoding homogentisate phytyltransferase 1, chloroplastic, translated as MATQLIKSLATTTSSRKVPVASGTRYSLGTCNVKKSYTTMKFQGKRHNCQMQNDYLRVGMFRSQNATNVVNAACVSNELFPTDRTRASATNLVESAFSGMDILFRFSRPYAAIATVLSVLSTSLLAVESRSDLSSLFFVKVFQAIIGGIFMQIYVCGFNQICDIEIDKINKPYLPLASGELTMNTAIIVTALSAIMSLSIAMISGSRPLFCGLFAWFLVGTAYSANVLPLLRWKRFPYTAVLYMINSRALAMPFGYYIHVQNAIRGGVVLSRRHFFSVAMLLVFSVVLILFKVSD; from the exons ATGGCGACTCAACTTATTAAATCTCTTGCAACGACTACTTCGTCGCGTAAAGTGCCAGTAGCTTCAG GAACAAGATATTCCCTTGGAACATGTAACGTCAAGAAAAGCTACACCACTATGAAGTTTCAAGGAAAGCGTCACAATTGTCAAATGCAAAATGATTACCTTCGTGTTGGGATGTTTCGGTCACAAAATGCGACGAACGTAGTGAACGCAGCTTGTGTATCGAATGAATTATTTCCTACTGACCGGACTCGAGCCTCAGCGACTAATTTGGTAGAATCTGCATTCAGTGGAATGGATATTTTGTTCAGGTTTTCAAGACCTTATGCAGCAATAGCGACG GTTCTTAGTGTGCTTTCTACATCTCTTTTGGCTGTTGAAAGTCGTTCGGATCTCTCATCGTTGTTCTTCGTCAAAGTATTTCAG GCTATAATTGGAGGCATTTTTATGCAAATATATGTTTGTGGATTCAATCAGATCTGCGACATAGAAATCGACAAG ATTAACAAGCCTTATCTTCCGTTGGCGTCTGGAGAGTTGACCATGAATACAGCCATCATTGTGACAGCATTATCGGCTATCATG AGTTTGTCGATCGCGATGATATCCGGTTCCAGGCCACTATTTTGTGGTCTCTTTGCCTGGTTTTTAGTTGGAACCGCGTATTCGGCAAATGTG ttACCACTTTTACGATGGAAGAGGTTTCCTTACACTGCGGTTTTATACATGATAAATTCACGAGCACTAGCCATGCCATTTGGATATTACATACACGTGCAG AACGCTATTCGTGGAGGAGTTGTTCTTTCAAGGCGTCACTTTTTTTCGGTCGCTATGCTCCTTGTTTTCTCGGTCGTCCTGATACTGTTTAAGGTGAGTGATTAA